A stretch of DNA from Pseudomonas sp. HN11:
TGGGCCAACCAGTTGGAAGGCCGCACCATTCCCACCGGCGGTTATTTCGGCACCCGGACCCTCTCGTACACCGTACGCGAACCGGTCGGTGTGGTCGGCGCCATCGTGCCGTGGAATTCGCCGTTGATGATCACCGTCTGGAAGCTTGCCGCATTGCTGGCAGCGGGCTGTACCGTGGTCATCAAACCGTCGGAAGAAACCCCGCAGTCGGCCCTGCATCTGGCGGCACTCGCACAGGAAGCGGGGTTCCCGGACGGCGTGATCAACGTAGTCACGGGCTACGGCAACGAAGTCGGTCGCGCCTTGTGTGAACACCCGCATGTCTCCAAGATCAGTTTCACCGGCAGCCCCGACGCGGGGCGTGAAATCCAGCGCACCGCCGGCGTGCTGTTTAAGCGCGTGGCCCTGGAGTTGGGCGGCAAGAGCCCGCAGATTGTGTTTGACGATGCCTCGTTTGATGACGCGCTGCGCGGGTGTGCACTCGGCCTGTTCGCCAACCAGGGCCAGGTGTGCGCCGCCGGCTCACGTATCCTGGTGCAGCGCAGCATCGCTGAGCGTTTCGGCGCGGCGCTGGCCGATGCCGCCCGGTCGGTCAAGGTCGGTGATCCGCGCCAACCCGGCGTGCAAATGGGCCCGGTGGCGAAGAAAGCGCAATTTGATCGCGTCAACCGTTACATCCAGCTTGGCATCGATCAGGGGGCTTCTTTGCTGGTCGGAGGCGTGTCCACCCCTGATCAGGGCTGGTTCGTACGCCCGACTATTTTCGCCAACGCCCGCAATGACAT
This window harbors:
- a CDS encoding aldehyde dehydrogenase family protein; protein product: MTEHLNHFIAGARVEGFDGGRIELINPVTEQVYGSCARGSAEDVDRAVEAARSQLEGGVWRQLNGAQRGRLLLKLAELVERDSELLADLDANAIGRSPVEPRRMDLPNAIANLRAAAGWANQLEGRTIPTGGYFGTRTLSYTVREPVGVVGAIVPWNSPLMITVWKLAALLAAGCTVVIKPSEETPQSALHLAALAQEAGFPDGVINVVTGYGNEVGRALCEHPHVSKISFTGSPDAGREIQRTAGVLFKRVALELGGKSPQIVFDDASFDDALRGCALGLFANQGQVCAAGSRILVQRSIAERFGAALADAARSVKVGDPRQPGVQMGPVAKKAQFDRVNRYIQLGIDQGASLLVGGVSTPDQGWFVRPTIFANARNDMAIAQDEIFGPVGTVITFDSEEEAVALANDSTYGLAATVWTSDLARAHRVAAAVKAGAIGVNCWSPLDANLPWGGVKASGIGREGGLGGALAYTEEKVITVLLPA